The following is a genomic window from Bacteroidota bacterium.
TTCCACTTCTCCCAATCAGGCATCTCTGCAGATAATAAATGATAGAATGCCTTGGTGTGATTTCTGTATACGAGATGGCAAAGCTCGTGGGTAATTACATATTCAATGCAGGGACGGGGAGCTTTGATAAGCACGGTATTAAGAATCATTTTCCCGCTATTTGTGCAACTTCCCCAACGATTGTTCATCTCCTGGATATAAATATCCGTTGGCTCTACATCATATCGCTTAAAACGTTGAATAATGGGTTCGGCAATCTCCACAAATTTCATTTTGGCATGAATACGGTACCATTCATTCATTAAATCTTTAGCTTTCGATTTGTGCGAACAAACGATCTCGAAATAACGCCCTTTATATTTTATACTTTCCGGTTTCCC
Proteins encoded in this region:
- a CDS encoding SprT family zinc-dependent metalloprotease, with amino-acid sequence MEHIVNFGSSRIIFSIQYSNRKTLTIVVLPAGSVLVKAPEETSLEAIKEKVHKRASWILKQQLYFRSFGERTPERKFVSGESHLYLGRQYLLRVKQGKPESIKYKGRYFEIVCSHKSKAKDLMNEWYRIHAKMKFVEIAEPIIQRFKRYDVEPTDIYIQEMNNRWGSCTNSGKMILNTVLIKAPRPCIEYVITHELCHLVYRNHTKAFYHLLSAEMPDWEKWKNKLEKILM